The Methanocella sp. genome includes the window ATGCTGCCCACGAGCGAAGAGCACTCCTCGCTCAGGATGTCCATGAACAGGTTGGTCGAAAGCAGGACTTTCTGGTTATAATTTTGAGGGTTCTTGATGAGCTGCTGGGCCACGTTGTCCACGTGGTACTCCTCGAGCTCGATGCCCCTGTACTCGGCCTTGACCTTCTCGCACTCTTCCAGGAAGGCGCCGTCGGTCTTCTTCAGGATGTTGCTCTTGTGGATGGCGACCACTGACCACCACTTCCTGCGCTTAGCCTCCTCGAACGCATACTTTGCAATACGCCGGCAGGAGGGGCGGGTAATTTTTCTGATTGCGATAAAAACATCGTCGGTGATCTGGACTTCCTCGCCCACGTAGAGGCCCTCGGTGCCCTCCCGCACGCAAACGAAGTCGACTTCGCCAAGCGGGGCTGCCGTACCGGCGTAGGACTTGATGGGGCGGACGTTCGCGTACAGGTCGAATTTTTGTCGGATGGATACTGCGACGCTCTTAGGCGAGCCGGCGCCCCCAGGCGTGGTCGTGGGGCCCTTGAAGCAGGCGTCCGTCTCAGAGAGGGCTTTCCAGGTCTCCTCGGGAATGAGGCTGCTGCCGCCGTGCTTCTCCCACCAGCCGGCACCGGCCTCGCACTCGACGAAGCCGACTTTGGAGCCGGCGGCCTTCACCGTCTTGATCATCAGATCCGTCAGTTCGGGGCCGACGCCGTCCCCCTTGATGACTGCGACTTTCTTTGCCATGTGAAAATACCTCTTAAATAACAGAAAAACTCAGCGGCCGTTAACGCACCACCGGCCCCTTGCAGGCCCGAGCCCGGTGATCTCGTGCTTCGTGAAGTCGAACACCGTGGCCCGCTCGCCGCCTTCCACAATATCGAGGCGGCGGTCGGAGACTATCTTGCCGATCTTCGTGGCATTAAGCTTGTGCTTCTTATAAGTAGCGAGGACCCGCTGCGTATTCTCCGGCTTACAGGTCACGATGAAGCCCATGCCTGGGTACATCTTGAGCCAGTGCTCCCAGGCGAGGCCCGCCGGCTTCGGGAGGGCGCTCATGTCCACGTCCGCGCCGACGCCCGAGACTTCGAGGAGCATGCCCAGCGTGCCGATGATGCCCGGATTGCTGACGTCCTTGCCGGCCGTGAGCAGCTTCTTTTCGCCCAGCTCCACCATGGAGCCGACCTGCAGCCGGACGGTGGACGCGTCCTTCAGGTACGTGGTGTCCCAGTTGAGGTCACACGTCGGGTAGACCCGCCCGTCCATGTCCATGGCCAGCACTACGTCGTCGCCCGGCCTGGCGGTGCTGCTGTAGATGATGCAGTCCTTC containing:
- a CDS encoding isocitrate/isopropylmalate dehydrogenase family protein → MAKKVAVIKGDGVGPELTDLMIKTVKAAGSKVGFVECEAGAGWWEKHGGSSLIPEETWKALSETDACFKGPTTTPGGAGSPKSVAVSIRQKFDLYANVRPIKSYAGTAAPLGEVDFVCVREGTEGLYVGEEVQITDDVFIAIRKITRPSCRRIAKYAFEEAKRRKWWSVVAIHKSNILKKTDGAFLEECEKVKAEYRGIELEEYHVDNVAQQLIKNPQNYNQKVLLSTNLFMDILSEECSSLVGSIGLIYSANIGDRYAMFEPAHGSAPKYAGLDKVNPVATVLAGAWMIDYLGEKTQSQAIFKAAEKVIAEKKHVTYDMGGKAKSSQMVNTIIRHL
- a CDS encoding methanogenesis marker 2 protein, which translates into the protein MNLESLAGSLRDYLGTTRKHTIKNIVGIFDEKGTNPSFGEDAAIIDNGEYALLLAADGIWDKLMQADPEWSGYCSVLVNVHDIAAMGGRPLGMVDVFSSNSEEITQKVLKGMKAGIDKFGVPIVGGHVHPDTPYSALDVAILGIVKKDCIIYSSTARPGDDVVLAMDMDGRVYPTCDLNWDTTYLKDASTVRLQVGSMVELGEKKLLTAGKDVSNPGIIGTLGMLLEVSGVGADVDMSALPKPAGLAWEHWLKMYPGMGFIVTCKPENTQRVLATYKKHKLNATKIGKIVSDRRLDIVEGGERATVFDFTKHEITGLGPARGRWCVNGR